From Xylanivirga thermophila, the proteins below share one genomic window:
- a CDS encoding MarR family winged helix-turn-helix transcriptional regulator, producing the protein MEDISLECYNKLMHLSWRIIKQSRKNLANLGFAWNQYTVLKNINPEESITLSELSIRTSKDCSNLTAIVDFLEKKELVKRNVDTRDRRAIRIQLTHKGKKVRKDTISQHEIFIHSLFDNIEDMEIQDFMGSIDIVNDKINL; encoded by the coding sequence ATGGAAGATATAAGTTTGGAATGCTACAACAAACTTATGCACCTAAGCTGGAGAATAATAAAACAATCTCGAAAGAACCTTGCCAATCTAGGTTTTGCATGGAATCAATACACCGTATTAAAAAATATCAATCCTGAAGAATCCATTACATTATCGGAGCTAAGTATTCGTACATCTAAGGACTGTAGCAATTTAACTGCCATTGTAGACTTTTTAGAAAAAAAAGAGCTAGTAAAACGCAATGTAGATACTCGAGATAGGCGAGCTATAAGAATACAACTGACGCACAAGGGAAAAAAAGTAAGAAAAGATACCATATCACAACATGAAATCTTTATACATTCATTATTTGATAATATTGAAGATATGGAGATTCAGGATTTTATGGGATCTATAGATATTGTAAATGATAAGATAAATCTGTAG
- a CDS encoding ABC transporter ATP-binding protein has translation MHSFKDSTFFSFIKERKWHYIIGILLLFLINILQLIVPKITGKAIDGLQQRAITEHQLLIYAGLTLLIAILVFILNYLSRIQIIGSANLYEFALRNKMFRHLLDLSMNFYNKKAVGDIIALSINDVNAIRMAMGRGIMIISDTVFMLIASIYIMSKGINPKLTIIAFIPLPFMVYVMLRFGKIINIRFKAVQESFADLTRKVQENVSGMRIIKSFVQEENEIDNFNTINEDNYNKNMGLVRIQGLFGPLISFISSISYMVVLVCGGNLVVDNVITLGDFIAFNSYLGMIIRPIGFIGMIINFIQRGEASASRINELFSEKPYIHDTHSIPAGAYHNKRLKGKIAFRNLTFKYQGQEKSALKNINLTIQPGKTLAIVGKVGSGKSTLIHLILRLYNPEKQGQLFIDDVDIMDIPLKTLRDNIGYVPQDNFLFSTTIKNNIAFSPRNINYETVEKTAKISQVYDNIIEFPNGFDTMLGERGVNLSGGQKQRISIARALAKNPSIIILDDALSAVDTNTEERILEGLKTFMKGRTAIIIAHRISTIKDADEIVVLDDGRIIEQGTHEELLKKSGAYYEMYQKQLLEEEITTA, from the coding sequence TTGCACAGCTTCAAAGATTCTACATTTTTTTCATTTATAAAGGAACGTAAATGGCACTACATAATAGGTATACTACTTTTATTTTTAATAAACATACTACAACTTATCGTCCCCAAGATAACAGGAAAGGCAATAGATGGGCTACAACAAAGGGCTATAACTGAACATCAACTCCTTATTTATGCTGGTCTAACCCTCTTAATAGCCATACTAGTCTTTATTTTAAACTATTTAAGTAGAATACAGATAATAGGCTCTGCAAATCTATATGAATTTGCTTTGAGAAATAAAATGTTTCGACATCTCCTTGACCTTTCAATGAACTTTTATAATAAAAAGGCGGTTGGAGATATAATTGCCCTGTCCATAAACGATGTGAATGCCATAAGAATGGCCATGGGTCGAGGTATAATGATCATATCCGATACGGTATTTATGCTTATAGCCAGCATATATATAATGAGCAAGGGTATAAACCCTAAGCTTACCATTATAGCCTTCATACCTTTGCCATTTATGGTATATGTTATGCTAAGGTTCGGCAAAATAATAAATATAAGATTTAAAGCAGTGCAGGAATCCTTTGCAGATCTTACCCGAAAGGTACAGGAAAATGTTTCAGGCATGCGCATAATAAAATCATTTGTACAAGAAGAAAATGAAATAGATAATTTCAATACCATAAACGAAGATAATTATAATAAAAACATGGGTCTGGTAAGAATACAAGGACTATTTGGTCCATTAATCTCATTCATTTCTTCAATATCATACATGGTAGTATTGGTATGTGGAGGAAATCTAGTTGTAGATAATGTAATAACCCTCGGAGATTTTATAGCCTTCAATAGCTATCTTGGAATGATAATACGCCCTATAGGCTTTATAGGTATGATAATTAACTTTATCCAAAGGGGTGAAGCTTCAGCCAGCAGAATAAATGAATTATTCAGTGAAAAACCTTATATACATGACACGCATTCCATCCCTGCCGGTGCATACCATAATAAAAGACTTAAGGGTAAAATAGCATTTAGAAATTTAACCTTTAAATATCAAGGTCAAGAAAAATCTGCATTAAAGAATATAAACCTCACCATACAACCAGGGAAGACTCTGGCTATTGTAGGTAAAGTAGGCAGTGGTAAATCCACACTTATACACCTTATACTGAGACTTTATAATCCTGAAAAGCAAGGCCAACTTTTTATAGATGATGTAGATATAATGGATATACCTTTAAAGACGCTTAGGGATAATATAGGCTATGTTCCCCAGGATAACTTTCTCTTTTCTACTACTATAAAAAATAATATTGCTTTTTCTCCTAGAAATATAAATTATGAGACAGTAGAAAAAACTGCAAAGATTAGTCAAGTATATGATAACATAATAGAATTTCCAAATGGATTTGATACCATGTTGGGAGAGAGGGGAGTAAACCTGTCCGGTGGTCAAAAGCAACGTATATCCATAGCCAGAGCATTGGCAAAAAATCCATCTATAATTATATTAGATGACGCCCTATCAGCAGTAGACACAAATACAGAAGAAAGAATATTAGAAGGCCTCAAAACCTTTATGAAAGGCCGTACCGCTATCATAATAGCACATAGGATATCTACCATAAAGGATGCCGATGAGATAGTAGTACTGGACGATGGCAGAATAATAGAACAAGGAACCCATGAAGAACTTCTTAAAAAAAGTGGAGCATATTATGAGATGTATCAAAAGCAGCTCCTCGAAGAAGAGATAACTACTGCATAA
- a CDS encoding ABC transporter ATP-binding protein: protein MGNHTEAKKESKKARKKKDKNLIKRLMIYAKPYWYYFLIAIILILAISASGLARPYIIKKAIDDNITKAYNNTISPAQAKDGIKNLGILFFVLISSEFIFGYIQTYTLQSTGKKIIMNLRNDVFSHLQHLPVSYFDKNPVGRIVTTVMNDTEALNEMYTEILVGFFQNIFLMIGIIIIMFKLNSNMTILSLSLLPIIAFVTVLFRKKARQIFTDIRSKLGRLNAFMSEHISGMKIIQTFNMQDKKYKEFEAINKEYYNGRFRQIKLFGILRPLMDIVRSLSLAILIWYGGKNIIQNSLEFGTLYAFTNYINLFFHPIMYFAEGYNTIQSAIVSGNRIFNLLDEEPEPQPEVNDKISVSKLRGEIEFKNVWFAYEDQEWVLKDVSFKIEPGESVAFVGATGAGKTSIINLICGFYENQRGNILIDGVNIKNMDKKQLRKNIGIVLQDVFLFSGDIETNIRLFNKDITTQEVIEAARYANADHFINTLSQKYKHPVHEKGSTLSMGQRQLLSFARALVIDPKILVMDEATSNIDTETEILIQQALANLMKGRTTIAIAHRLSTIQNADKIIVIHKGRIREMGNHSELLKIRGLYYNLYMLQYKDYLVS, encoded by the coding sequence ATGGGTAATCATACAGAAGCAAAGAAAGAGTCTAAAAAAGCAAGAAAAAAAAAGGATAAAAACCTTATAAAGCGATTGATGATATATGCAAAACCTTATTGGTATTATTTCTTAATAGCAATTATACTGATACTCGCAATATCAGCCTCTGGACTTGCAAGACCCTATATCATAAAAAAGGCTATCGACGACAACATCACAAAGGCATATAATAACACTATCTCTCCCGCCCAGGCCAAGGATGGCATAAAAAATCTAGGTATTTTATTCTTTGTACTCATATCTAGCGAATTTATATTTGGCTATATACAAACATACACTCTACAGTCCACCGGCAAGAAGATCATAATGAATCTTCGAAATGATGTCTTTAGCCATCTACAGCATCTGCCCGTATCCTACTTTGACAAAAATCCCGTTGGACGTATAGTAACTACTGTAATGAATGACACAGAGGCTTTAAATGAAATGTATACCGAAATATTGGTGGGGTTCTTCCAAAATATATTTTTGATGATAGGCATAATAATAATCATGTTTAAATTAAACAGCAATATGACCATCTTAAGCCTATCCCTTTTACCCATCATCGCCTTTGTCACAGTCCTTTTTAGAAAAAAAGCCAGACAGATTTTTACAGATATACGTTCGAAATTGGGCAGATTAAACGCATTTATGTCTGAACATATATCCGGTATGAAGATCATACAGACATTTAATATGCAGGATAAAAAATACAAAGAATTTGAAGCTATAAATAAAGAATATTATAATGGCCGATTCAGACAGATAAAATTATTTGGTATATTAAGACCACTTATGGACATAGTACGTTCACTGTCACTTGCCATATTAATATGGTACGGTGGGAAAAATATAATTCAAAATAGTCTTGAATTCGGTACCTTATATGCGTTTACCAATTATATAAATCTGTTTTTCCATCCCATAATGTACTTTGCGGAAGGATATAATACTATCCAGTCAGCCATAGTATCAGGAAATAGAATATTCAATCTGCTAGATGAAGAACCCGAGCCTCAACCAGAAGTGAATGATAAAATATCCGTATCAAAACTAAGGGGAGAAATAGAATTTAAGAATGTATGGTTTGCCTATGAAGATCAAGAGTGGGTTTTAAAAGATGTATCATTTAAAATAGAACCAGGCGAATCTGTAGCATTTGTAGGTGCCACAGGCGCCGGAAAAACCAGCATCATAAACCTGATATGCGGTTTTTACGAAAATCAAAGGGGCAATATATTAATCGATGGCGTAAATATTAAAAATATGGATAAAAAACAGCTTCGTAAAAATATCGGCATAGTCCTGCAGGATGTATTCCTATTCTCAGGAGACATTGAAACTAATATCAGGTTGTTCAACAAGGATATAACGACTCAGGAAGTAATAGAGGCTGCAAGATATGCAAATGCAGATCATTTTATAAATACCCTGTCCCAAAAATATAAACACCCTGTCCATGAAAAAGGCTCCACCCTATCCATGGGTCAGAGACAATTGCTATCATTTGCCAGGGCATTGGTGATAGATCCCAAGATATTGGTAATGGATGAAGCCACCTCCAATATAGATACTGAAACTGAGATACTTATACAACAGGCCTTGGCAAATCTCATGAAAGGCCGAACCACAATAGCAATTGCCCATCGCCTGTCTACCATACAAAATGCTGATAAGATAATAGTCATACACAAAGGTAGAATACGGGAGATGGGCAACCATAGTGAACTTCTTAAAATAAGGGGCTTATACTACAATCTATACATGCTACAATATAAAGACTACCTGGTTTCATAG
- a CDS encoding sulfatase-like hydrolase/transferase encodes MGKRQVVFIMTDSQGTNLVGCYGNRDIKTPNIDKLADEGMRFNRAYTVQPVCGPARSALFTGTYPHSNGSWSNCMPLGANVKTIGQRLSDNGIHTAYIGKWHLDGGDYFGLGRCPDGWDKDYWYDMRCYLEELSSEDRKWSRTPAIMEKREVEEDFTFGHRCSNRAIDFMSKYNEEDFFLVVSYDEPHGPFVCPAPFSSMYKGYEYPKHKNIWDDLRDKPEHQRVWAGGSLDGDKDKLKIQPAYYLGCNSYIDYEIGRVLDAVEKYAPDALIIYTSDHGDMLFSHSLNGKGPVMYDEITNIPLIVKWRGMVEEGCVCEYPVSHINLVPTIMETMKLPKSKAFEGGSILPTLMDKDVRCNDAIFMEFGRYEVDHDGFGGFQPARAVFDGRYKLVINLLTSDELYDLEKDPGELENLIDSKEYDEIRDRLHDRLLDWMNDTRDPFRGYYWERRPWRKDARPATWDYTGMTRQRKTDDEYEPRQLDYSTGLEIENSVRKK; translated from the coding sequence GTGGGGAAGAGACAAGTGGTTTTTATTATGACCGATTCACAAGGCACTAATTTGGTGGGATGCTATGGCAATAGGGATATAAAAACACCTAATATTGATAAATTGGCAGATGAGGGGATGCGGTTTAACAGGGCTTATACGGTGCAGCCAGTATGTGGTCCGGCCCGTTCTGCATTATTTACTGGTACATATCCCCATTCAAATGGCAGCTGGTCAAATTGTATGCCATTGGGGGCAAACGTTAAGACTATAGGGCAGCGTTTAAGTGATAATGGTATTCATACTGCATATATAGGCAAGTGGCACTTAGATGGGGGCGACTACTTTGGACTAGGCAGATGCCCTGATGGATGGGATAAGGATTACTGGTATGATATGCGATGTTATCTAGAGGAACTTTCATCTGAGGACAGGAAATGGTCTAGAACTCCTGCCATAATGGAGAAAAGAGAAGTAGAAGAGGACTTTACCTTTGGCCATAGATGTTCAAACAGGGCTATAGATTTTATGTCAAAATACAATGAAGAGGATTTTTTCTTGGTGGTATCATATGATGAGCCTCACGGTCCATTTGTATGCCCAGCACCATTCTCATCCATGTACAAGGGTTACGAGTATCCCAAACACAAAAATATATGGGATGATCTTCGTGACAAGCCCGAGCATCAGAGGGTATGGGCGGGAGGCAGCTTGGATGGAGACAAGGATAAACTAAAGATACAACCAGCCTATTATCTAGGGTGTAATTCATATATAGATTATGAGATAGGCAGGGTTTTAGATGCTGTAGAGAAATATGCCCCCGATGCTTTGATTATATATACATCAGATCATGGGGATATGCTATTTTCCCATTCTTTAAATGGTAAGGGGCCAGTTATGTATGACGAGATAACTAATATTCCTCTTATAGTAAAATGGCGAGGAATGGTAGAAGAGGGCTGTGTATGTGAGTATCCTGTGTCCCATATAAATTTGGTACCGACTATAATGGAAACTATGAAGTTGCCCAAATCCAAGGCATTTGAAGGCGGGAGTATACTTCCTACTCTCATGGATAAAGATGTGAGGTGTAACGATGCCATATTCATGGAGTTTGGACGATATGAAGTGGATCATGATGGATTTGGAGGTTTTCAACCTGCAAGGGCGGTATTCGATGGTCGTTATAAACTGGTTATAAATCTTTTGACCAGTGATGAGCTATATGATTTGGAGAAGGATCCAGGGGAGCTGGAGAATCTTATAGATTCTAAGGAATATGATGAGATACGCGATAGACTTCATGATAGACTCCTTGATTGGATGAATGATACCCGGGATCCATTTAGAGGGTATTATTGGGAAAGACGACCTTGGAGGAAGGATGCGAGGCCTGCTACTTGGGATTATACTGGCATGACAAGACAAAGGAAGACCGACGATGAATATGAGCCCAGGCAGTTAGATTATAGTACAGGGCTGGAGATTGAAAATTCGGTAAGGAAGAAATAA
- a CDS encoding glycoside hydrolase family 95 protein, translating to MQNLRLWYQKPANDWNEALPVGNGRLGGMIFGGIQEERIQLNEISMFSGYPEESDNPEMLKHLDEVRSLLFEGRYKEAQLLSEKYMVCKGGGTNLGNAADAPYGSYQTLGDLYIHFDHEQDDAHDYIRELDIDSAIAKVGYEMGNTKFHREMFSSAKAQVMVLNITCSISSNISLTASICREREANAYVLGNDYMVMKGQLACDKGIKFETHMKVLAKNGAMLNIEDAIKVAGADEVTIIIAAATDYLDKDPEKVCRERIDRAIQKGYGELLKEHILDYRSLFDRVKINLGADQVEDLPTDVRLQRLRNGGQDKGLVGLYFQYGRYLLISSSRPGGLPANLQGIWCGEISPAWNCDYHLNINLQMNYWPAELTNLSECHEPLFPFIKSLVEPGERTASICYGAEGWVVHTATNIWGFTSPCEHPSWGCFSAAGAWLCQHLWEHYAYDLDEDFLKRAYPIMKGSAEFYLSFLIEHPETGYLVTAPSNSPENAFVTEDGQVVSVCAGPTMDTEIIWDLFTNCIEASKILRIDEGFRQRLIDAIKKLPPLKIGKHGQIQEWLEDFDEAEPGHRHMSHLFALYPGRQITWHETPELMGAAKEVIERRLKYGGGHTGWSRAWMINFFARLRDGDNAYDHFLELLKKSTLPNLFDTHPPFQIDGNFGATAAIGEMLLQSHEGFINFLPALPNEWQDGSIEGLRARGGFEVDIRWSGGSLQKARVTSIKGERCVIYAPIPIRVEYGGEDIDIKVLEKNVVEFNTCPQGVYDIYPYN from the coding sequence ATGCAAAATCTAAGGTTATGGTATCAAAAACCAGCAAATGATTGGAATGAGGCTTTACCTGTAGGCAATGGGCGGTTAGGTGGCATGATATTTGGTGGAATACAGGAAGAACGTATACAGCTAAATGAAATTAGCATGTTTTCAGGTTATCCTGAGGAATCCGATAATCCAGAGATGCTGAAGCATTTGGATGAGGTGCGTAGCCTACTTTTTGAAGGAAGGTATAAAGAAGCACAACTGCTCTCTGAAAAGTATATGGTGTGTAAGGGAGGTGGAACCAATCTAGGAAATGCTGCCGATGCACCATATGGATCTTATCAGACATTAGGGGATTTATACATCCATTTTGATCATGAACAGGATGATGCCCACGATTATATAAGGGAACTTGATATAGATAGTGCTATAGCCAAAGTAGGCTATGAGATGGGAAATACAAAATTTCATAGAGAGATGTTTAGTAGTGCCAAAGCCCAAGTAATGGTTTTAAATATTACCTGTAGCATTTCAAGTAATATATCCCTAACTGCCTCCATATGCAGGGAGCGGGAGGCTAATGCATATGTACTTGGAAATGATTATATGGTAATGAAGGGGCAATTAGCCTGTGATAAGGGTATAAAATTCGAGACCCATATGAAGGTACTAGCAAAGAATGGAGCAATGCTTAATATAGAAGATGCTATAAAGGTGGCGGGAGCTGATGAGGTAACCATAATAATAGCTGCTGCTACTGATTATCTGGATAAAGATCCTGAAAAGGTATGTAGAGAGCGTATAGATAGGGCTATACAAAAAGGCTATGGGGAGCTACTTAAAGAGCATATTTTAGATTATAGGAGTTTGTTTGATAGAGTTAAAATAAATCTAGGTGCGGATCAGGTAGAAGATCTGCCAACCGATGTTAGGCTGCAACGGTTAAGAAATGGCGGTCAGGATAAGGGACTAGTGGGGCTATATTTCCAATATGGCCGGTATCTTTTAATATCTAGCTCCCGCCCAGGTGGCTTGCCTGCCAATTTACAAGGTATATGGTGCGGAGAGATAAGTCCTGCATGGAATTGTGATTATCACTTAAATATAAATCTTCAGATGAATTACTGGCCGGCAGAATTAACTAATTTATCTGAATGCCATGAACCCCTATTTCCATTTATAAAATCTTTGGTGGAGCCTGGAGAGCGGACAGCTAGCATATGCTATGGTGCGGAAGGATGGGTAGTGCATACCGCTACAAATATATGGGGTTTTACATCGCCCTGTGAGCATCCAAGCTGGGGTTGCTTTTCAGCTGCTGGAGCATGGCTGTGCCAGCATCTTTGGGAGCATTATGCATATGATTTAGATGAAGATTTTTTAAAAAGGGCCTATCCAATAATGAAGGGAAGCGCAGAGTTTTATCTAAGTTTTTTGATAGAGCATCCTGAGACCGGATATCTGGTGACGGCACCATCAAATTCACCGGAGAATGCTTTTGTTACAGAGGATGGTCAGGTAGTTTCAGTATGTGCTGGTCCTACCATGGATACCGAGATAATATGGGATCTGTTTACAAACTGTATTGAGGCCTCCAAGATACTTAGGATAGATGAGGGGTTTAGGCAAAGGTTGATAGATGCTATAAAAAAGCTACCGCCTTTAAAGATTGGCAAGCATGGACAGATACAAGAGTGGTTGGAGGATTTTGATGAAGCAGAGCCTGGTCATAGACATATGTCTCATCTATTTGCTCTATACCCAGGAAGGCAGATTACATGGCATGAAACTCCTGAACTTATGGGGGCTGCAAAGGAGGTAATAGAACGTCGCCTAAAATATGGTGGTGGTCATACTGGGTGGAGCAGGGCATGGATGATAAACTTTTTTGCAAGATTAAGGGATGGGGATAATGCATATGATCATTTTCTTGAGCTTCTTAAAAAATCCACCCTACCCAATTTGTTTGATACTCATCCACCGTTTCAGATAGATGGTAACTTTGGTGCTACAGCGGCAATCGGAGAAATGCTACTTCAGAGTCATGAGGGCTTTATAAACTTTTTACCTGCGCTTCCGAATGAGTGGCAAGATGGGAGCATAGAAGGGTTAAGGGCAAGGGGTGGATTTGAAGTAGATATAAGGTGGTCCGGCGGTAGTTTACAAAAGGCTCGTGTAACTTCCATCAAAGGGGAAAGATGTGTAATATATGCACCTATACCAATTAGGGTGGAATATGGAGGAGAGGATATAGACATAAAGGTTTTAGAAAAAAACGTTGTGGAATTTAATACCTGTCCTCAGGGTGTATATGATATATATCCATATAACTAG
- a CDS encoding alpha-1,3-galactosidase-related protein, with product MHYVDIKDFDIDVGSKADATLAVINAIEKCREYKNVTLIFPKGTYHFWPDKAFEGTYFISNHDDDGLKRVAFPVINFDDITIDGQGSDFIFHGIMIPFVIEHSSKVIIKNMSIDWEKPFYSQGTILDVSSECIELGMSNESSYKIQDGQIFFIGEGWSYSPWGFMEFDAHTKGPAYGSWDDPLGTSVGDIKFEQGEGNRIRLRGNFKRLPEVGNKLLIRCANRNGAGIFIKDSRDILLEQIDIHYVNGMGIIAQKSQDISLNRANVRIRPGSDRIFTAFADATHFVNCKGVINISDCLFENQADDATNVHGIYTAVEDILSSNSILAKLMHYQHKGVDICDVGDQIAFVNNDTLLTYGHGRVSDVKRINRDYFIITFEDDLPDGIQEDHVIENITWMPELIIKNCTARCNRARGFLITTPKKVLIENNSFSIPGSAIKISGDANSWFESGSVGDITIRKNKFMDCNYVYGPWGRAVIDIDPEIRKFDEGRCYHSNISIEDNLFSTFSTALVWGYSVKGFKFTGNTIEPTDTYPQNENNQYALDIKYCKDVYIDKNICSRSEQVRVNNKISKMD from the coding sequence GTGCACTATGTAGATATAAAAGATTTTGACATAGATGTTGGTTCTAAAGCTGATGCTACCCTGGCAGTAATTAATGCTATAGAAAAATGCAGGGAGTATAAAAATGTTACACTTATTTTTCCTAAAGGGACATATCATTTTTGGCCAGACAAAGCATTTGAAGGCACGTATTTTATATCCAACCATGATGATGATGGATTAAAGAGAGTAGCATTTCCTGTTATAAACTTTGATGATATTACTATTGATGGGCAAGGTTCGGATTTTATATTTCATGGTATAATGATACCTTTTGTTATAGAGCATTCATCTAAAGTTATCATCAAAAATATGAGTATAGATTGGGAGAAACCATTTTATTCTCAAGGTACTATATTGGATGTAAGTTCAGAATGTATAGAGCTAGGTATGTCTAATGAATCTTCATATAAGATACAAGATGGTCAAATATTTTTTATTGGTGAAGGATGGAGCTATAGTCCATGGGGTTTTATGGAGTTTGATGCCCATACCAAAGGACCGGCCTATGGAAGTTGGGATGATCCATTGGGTACATCTGTTGGTGATATAAAATTTGAGCAGGGTGAAGGAAATAGAATAAGGCTAAGGGGTAATTTTAAGAGATTGCCGGAGGTTGGCAATAAGCTTTTGATAAGATGTGCAAATCGAAATGGTGCCGGTATATTTATAAAGGATAGTAGAGATATTTTACTAGAGCAGATTGATATTCATTATGTAAACGGAATGGGGATAATAGCTCAAAAGAGCCAGGATATAAGTCTAAATAGGGCAAATGTAAGGATAAGACCTGGAAGTGACAGGATATTTACTGCATTTGCTGATGCTACCCATTTTGTAAATTGTAAAGGTGTAATTAATATATCGGATTGCCTATTTGAGAATCAGGCAGATGATGCCACAAATGTTCATGGCATATATACTGCGGTTGAAGATATACTATCTTCAAATTCTATACTAGCTAAACTTATGCATTATCAACATAAGGGAGTAGATATATGCGATGTTGGTGATCAAATAGCATTTGTGAATAATGATACGCTACTTACTTATGGACATGGTAGGGTTTCTGATGTAAAGCGTATAAATAGGGATTATTTTATTATTACTTTTGAAGATGACTTGCCAGATGGTATACAAGAAGATCATGTAATAGAGAATATCACATGGATGCCGGAATTGATAATAAAAAATTGTACTGCAAGGTGCAATAGGGCTCGAGGTTTTCTTATAACCACACCTAAAAAGGTGCTCATAGAAAATAATAGTTTTAGCATACCAGGCAGTGCCATAAAGATCTCCGGAGATGCCAACAGTTGGTTTGAATCAGGCAGTGTAGGAGACATTACCATAAGAAAAAATAAGTTTATGGATTGTAACTATGTGTATGGCCCCTGGGGGAGGGCTGTAATAGATATAGATCCCGAGATTAGAAAGTTTGATGAAGGGAGATGTTATCATAGTAATATAAGTATAGAGGATAATTTGTTCAGTACTTTTAGTACTGCACTTGTATGGGGATATTCGGTTAAAGGATTTAAGTTTACTGGTAACACCATAGAGCCTACTGATACTTATCCACAAAATGAAAATAATCAATATGCGCTAGATATAAAATATTGCAAGGATGTATATATAGATAAAAATATATGTAGCAGATCTGAGCAGGTAAGGGTGAATAATAAAATCAGCAAGATGGATTAG
- a CDS encoding carbohydrate ABC transporter permease: MSSIKRTKGERVFGVINVIIMTIIMIVTVYPLLHVVFASISDPSRLIKHQGALLAPLGFSNQAYKMVFQNPNIFIGYKNTLFYVLVGTTINLFMTSLGAYGLSRKNLLWGKPIMFLVVFTMFFGGGLIPFFLTVKNLGMLNTRWAIVIPSAISTWNLIVMRTSFMGIPDSLEESARIDGANDIVILFKIILPLSLPVLAVMALFYGVGHWNGWFDAVIFLRNRALYPLQVFLREILIINADKNTMSINRPLEDELIKKQLKYCTIIVATAPILCIYPFLQKYFVKGVMVGAIKG, encoded by the coding sequence ATGAGTAGTATAAAGAGGACCAAAGGTGAAAGGGTATTTGGTGTTATCAACGTCATTATAATGACAATTATAATGATAGTTACAGTGTATCCATTATTGCATGTAGTTTTTGCATCTATAAGCGATCCAAGTCGTTTAATAAAGCATCAGGGGGCATTATTGGCACCTTTGGGTTTTTCGAATCAGGCATATAAGATGGTTTTTCAAAATCCGAATATTTTTATAGGATATAAAAATACTCTGTTTTATGTGTTAGTAGGAACGACCATAAATCTTTTTATGACATCTTTAGGGGCATATGGGCTTTCAAGAAAAAATTTATTATGGGGAAAACCTATAATGTTTTTAGTGGTATTTACCATGTTTTTTGGAGGCGGGCTTATACCATTCTTTTTAACGGTAAAGAATCTAGGCATGCTAAATACTCGTTGGGCAATTGTTATCCCTAGTGCTATAAGTACATGGAATTTAATAGTTATGAGAACATCCTTTATGGGAATACCTGATAGTTTGGAAGAATCGGCCAGAATTGATGGAGCTAATGACATAGTAATATTATTTAAAATAATACTTCCTCTATCCCTTCCGGTTTTGGCAGTTATGGCTTTGTTTTATGGTGTAGGTCACTGGAATGGTTGGTTTGATGCGGTAATTTTCTTAAGAAATCGGGCCTTATATCCTCTTCAAGTATTCTTAAGGGAGATACTTATAATAAATGCCGATAAAAATACCATGAGTATAAATAGACCTTTAGAGGATGAACTTATCAAAAAGCAGCTGAAGTATTGTACTATAATTGTAGCAACGGCTCCCATACTTTGTATATATCCATTTTTACAGAAATATTTTGTAAAGGGAGTAATGGTAGGAGCTATAAAGGGCTAA